A window of the Branchiostoma lanceolatum isolate klBraLanc5 chromosome 13, klBraLanc5.hap2, whole genome shotgun sequence genome harbors these coding sequences:
- the LOC136446713 gene encoding titin-like isoform X24, giving the protein MAEGGDAATVAHEAGNAVQETPKAEPEKAAAAAEPAAPAEPAEPTVRTIVLTGHGGYDKLSVQQKPQPKAGKGEVLVRVKAAGLNFSELMVRQGLHDRMTKPPVVLGMEAAGVIEELGEDVSGLEVGQNVICLAQTGMWREIVAVPATNVFIMPDEMSYEEGAAIPLSYLTAYFMLFDFGNLRPGKSLLVHIAAGGVGWAATQLAKTVDNVTVFGTASASKHDAIKENGVDHPIDYRTRDYSEEIKNISPKGVDVVLDPLGGADTSKGLQLLRPMGKIVTYGSANMVKGENRNLMKMAKTLWQSTSVSPVSLVKTNKAIAGFQLAHLTGEIELVRSAFQDILNMYKDGKIKPRIDSVWAFEQVAEAMQQMNERRNIGKVILSPEKEPTKPAEGDAAPTSPLKKKKPSLFRRLSKRASRSKDEGEKKDEVKNAKKESPIKKLRARLSGGDPNIEDSDKKVDGKVGDAEKAAEETAKKVEDKVEDKVEEGKDKAEDAKKAVVAQVEQTAAKLPENGTSAKIAVDDIFKEAEAKVDGNIQKSTKGKTADTKAHNVKKEPAIQKAKQSTKDSFPNSISEVSLPKKVGHKDLHKREIGKLFKPKSKMPKKTLEFVKGDVHKEDVIEEEPIIKKAVVKDLSPKQIVKKFQNNFAEDEISKKAVPEKIETGTSKESEDISSSDVWVRQDSEKVPKEVVKEEVPKTVVKEVVPEEVVTEEVPKEVVPEVVPKEVVEEEVVKEVVKEVVPKEVVPKEVVKEVVKEVVPKEVVKEVVPKEVVPKEVVKKVVKEVVPKEVVEEVVKEVVPKEVFPEVVPKEVVEEEVVKEVVKEVVPKEVVPKEVVEEAVDKEVVEEAVPKEVVEEEVVKEVVKEVVPKEVVPKEVVKEVVKEVVPKKVVKEVVPKELVKEVVPKEVVKEVVKEVVPEEVVKEVVPKEVVKEVVPKEVVKEVVPKEVVKEVVPKEVVPKEVVKEVVKKVMKEVVPKKVVKEVVPKEVVKEVPVVPKEIVKKEDVKKVVKKVAPKNVLKKVVPMDAVEEEVVKEEVEEEVVKEVVPKEVVKEVVPKEVVREVVPKEVVKDVVKEVVPKKVVKEVVPKKVVKEVVPKEVVVDVVPKEVVKDVVPKEVMKEVVPKEVLKEVVPKEVVKDVVKEVVPKEVVKDVVPKEVVKEVVKKVMKEVVPKKVVEEVVPKEVVKDVVPKEVVPKEVVKEVVPKEVVEEVVPKEVVKEVVKEVVPKEVVKDVVPKEVVKEVVPKEVVEEVVPKEVVKEVVKEVVPKEVVKDVVPKEVVKEVVPKDVVPKEVVKEVVPKKVVPKEVLEEEVVKKVVKEAVPKEAVPKEVVEEEVVKKALKEVVPKEVVEEEVVEKVVKEVVPKEVVPEVVPKEVVEDEVKEVVPKEVVPKEVVKEVVPKKVVKEVVKDVVPKKVVKEVVPKKVVKEVVPKKVVKEVVPKEVVKEVVPKEVVKEVVPKEVVKEVVKEVVPKEVVKEVVKKVMKEVVPKKVVKEVVPKEVVKEVPVVPKEIVKKEDVKKVVKKVAPKNVLKKVVPMDAVEEEVVKEEVEEEVVKEVVPKEVVKEVVPKEVVREVVPKEVVKDVVPKEVVKDVVPKEVMKEVVPKEVVKEVVPKEVVKDVVKEVVPKEVVKEVVKEVVPKEVVKEVVKKVMKEVVPKKVVEEVVPKEVVKDVVPKEVVPKEVVPKKVVKEVVPKEVVEEVVPKEVVKEVVKEVVPKEVVKDVVPKEVVKEVVPKDVVPKEVVKEVVPKKVVPKEVLEEEVVKKVVKEAVPKEAVPKEVVPKEVVEEEVVKKALKEVVPKEVVEEEVVEKVVKKVVPKEVVPEVVPKEVVEDEVKEVVKEVVPKEVVPKEVVPKEVVKEVVPKKVVKEVVKDVVPKKVVKDVVPKKVVKDVVPKKVVKEVVPKKVVKEVVPKKVVKEVVPKKVVKEVVPKKVVKEVVPKKVVKEVVPKKVVKEVVPKKVVEEVVPKEVVPKKVVKEVVPKEVVEEVVPREVVEEVVPREVVEEDPVVPKEIVKEEDVKKVVKKVAPKKVLKKVVPMEAVEVEVVKEEVPKEVVEEVVPKEVVKDVVPKEVVKEVVLKEVVKEVVPKEVAKEVVPKEVVKEVVPKEVVKEVLVVPREIVKEENVKKVVKKVAPKKVLKKVAMDAVEEEVVKEEVEEEVVKEVVPKEVVKEVVPKEVLKEYVKEVVPKEVVPKEVVPKEVVPKEVVEEEVVKDVVKEVVLKEVVEEEVVKEVVPKEVVEEEVVKEVVPKEVVEEEVLKDVVPKEIVPKEIVPKEVVPKKEVPKEVVKKLVPKQVMKILDPKKVVKEAVPKKVVKKVVPKQVMKILDPKKVVKDLVPKEDVKKVVLREVVEEEVVKKVVKKEVPKKVLKEVVPKEDVKEVVLKEIVKEAETVVGDVVNKALANIVDESVPEEDKIVIQKSKKEEATPKEITQNMIIEGNNKETASEILKENPLKDVQNCGELTEKEKVVTKEKHQTPTVEAVVNGENKTTPLNGINDVMYTKAFVAETKTLVKKPMSKRINDGSSGHSLPNLKQYPRIENGPHIVKIECEDSEVESDYESMENSNEVKSYIRSSEHFGGARQTGGTGKAETVEAQGGESEGKDPVLVVRLGMASPNSLAKLGTKAVEDLNGVAEDVENVEEKLEEGKEKAEDVIQQTEEKVDEAVKQEEAPTEPDTQEEKKDEAPAEEPEKIEVAVENPAETDDAKAAAADIVADEKPVENEEKADGVASQEI; this is encoded by the exons GTTGGCCAGAATGTCATCTGCCTGGCACAAACGGGGATGTGGCGCGAGATCGTGGCTGTGCCCGCCACCAACGTGTTCATCATGCCCGATGAGATGTCGTATGAGGAGGGCGCCGCCATCCCGCTCAGCTACCTGACCGCGTACTTCATGCTGTTCGACTTTGGGAACCTGCGGCCCGGGAAGAGCCTGCTCGTACACATCGCTGCAG GTGGGGTTGGCTGGGCCGCTACGCAGCTTGCCAAGACAGTCGACAACGTCACAGTGTTCGGCACAGCCTCCGCCTCCAAACACGACGCCATCAAGGAGAACGGCGTGGACCACCCCATCGACTACCGGACGAGAGACTACTCCGAGGAGATCAAGAACATCAGCCCCAAAG gTGTGGACGTTGTCCTGGACCCGCTGGGAGGTGCAGACACATCCAAGGGTCTGCAGCTGCTCAGACCAATGGGAAAGATCGTCACTTATG GTTCAGCCAACATGGTGAAGGGAGAGAACAGGAATCTGATGAAGATGGCCAAGACCCTGTGGCAGTCCACCTCAGTCAGCCCTGTGTCGCTGGTCAAGACCAACAAGGCCATTGCTGGCTTCCAACTTGCACACCTCACAG GTGAAATTGAGCTTGTACGCAGTGCCTTCCAAGATATCCTGAACATGTACAAGGACGGGAAGATCAAGCCACGCATTGACTCTGTCTGGGCCTTCGAGCAG GTTGCCGAGGCGATGCAGCAGATGAACGAGCGGCGGAACATCGGCAAGGTCATCCTGTCGCCCGAGAAGGAGCCGACGAAGCCGGCCGAGGGCGACGCCGCGCCAACGTCACCCCTCAAGAAGAAGAAACCATCACTCTTCCGGCGACTGTCCAAGCGAGCATCGCGGTCCAAGGACGAGGGAGAGAAGAAGGATGAAGTTAAG AATGCAAAGAAAGAGTCACCCATTAAG AAACTAAGGGCACGGCTTTCCGGGGGCGATCCCAACATAGAGGACTCAGACAAG AAGGTAGATGGGAAAGTTGGTGATGCGGAGAAAGCTGCAGAGGAAACTGCAAAG AAAGTAGAGGACAAAGTTGAAGACAAAGTTGAAGAAGGCAAAGACAAGGCGGAAGATGCCAAAAAG GCAGTGGTGGCTCAGGTCGAACAGACAGCAGCGAAACTCCCAGAGAATGGAACGTCTGCAAAGATCGCTGTAGATGACATATTTAAGGAAGCAGAGGCAAAAGTTGATGGAAATATACAG AAGTCAACAAAAGGGAAGACTGCTGACACCAAAGCTCACAACGTTAAAAAAGAACCAGCAATTCAGAAAGCAAAACAATCTACAAAGGACTCTTTTCCAAATTCCATCTCTGAAGTAAGCCTTCCAAAAAAAGTTGGCCACAAAGACCTACATAAAAGAGAAATAGGTAAACTTTTCAAGCCTAAAAGcaaaatgcctaaaaagacTCTAGAATTTGTCAAGGGTGATGTTCATAAGGAGGATGTGATCGAAGAAGAACCAATCATTAAGAAGGCCGTGGTTAAAGATTTAAGCCCCAAGCAAATTGTGAAGAAGTTTCAAAACAACTTTGCAGAGGATGAAATCTCTAAGAAGGCAGTTCCTGAGAAAATTGAGACAGGAACTTCGAAAGAGTCTGAAGACATATCCTCTTCAGATGTTTGGGTAAGACAGGATAGTGAAAaagtccccaaggaagttgtgaaagAAGAAGTCCCCAAGACAGTTGTAAAGGAAGTAGTTCCCGAGGAAGTTGTGACTGAAGaagtccccaaggaagttgttccagaagttgtccccaaggaagttgtggaggaagaagttgtgaaggaagttgtgaaggaagtagtccccaaggaagttgttcccaaggaagttgtgaaggaagttgtaaaggaagttgtccccaaggaagttgtgaaggaagtagtccccaaggaagttgtccccaaggaagttgtgaagaaagttgtgaaggaagttgtccccaaggaagttgtggaggaagttgtgaaggaagttgtccccaaggaagtttttccagaagttgtccccaaggaagttgtggaggaagaagttgttaaggaagttgtgaaggaagttgtccccaaggaagttgtccccaaggaagttgtggagGAAGCAGTTGATAAGGAAGTTGTGGAGGAAgctgtccccaaggaagttgtggaggaagaagttgttaaggaagttgtgaaggaagttgtccccaaggaagttgtccccaaggaagttgttaaggaagttgtgaaggaagttgtccccaagaaaGTTGtaaaggaagttgtccccaaggaacttgtgaaggaagttgtccccaaggaagttgttaAGGAAGTTGTGAAAGAAGTTGTCCCCGAGGAAGTTGtaaaggaagttgtccccaaggaagttgtgaaggaagttgtccccaaggaagttgtgaaggaagttgtccccaaggaagttgtgaaggaagttgtccccaaggaagttgtccccaaggaagttgtgaaggaagttgttaAGAAAGTtatgaaggaagttgtccccaagaaagttgtgaaggaagttgtccccaaggaagttgtgaaggaagtaccGGTAGTCCCCAAAGAAATTGTGAAGAAAGAAGATGTTAAGAAAGTTGTGAAAAAGGTAGCCCCTAAGAATGTTCTAAAGAAAGTAGTCCCCATGGACGCTGTGGAGGAAGAAgttgtcaaagaagaagttgaggaggaagttgtgaaggaagttgtcccaaaggaagttgtgaaagaagttgtccccaaggaagttgtgagGGAAGTTGTCCcaaaggaagttgtgaaggacgttgtgaaggaagttgtccccaagaaagttgtgaaggaagttgtccccaagaaagttgtgaaggaagttgtcccaaAAGAAGTTGTGGTGGacgttgtccccaaggaagttgtgaaggacgttgtccccaaggaagttatgaaggaagttgtccccaaggaagttttgaaggaagttgtccccaaggaagttgtgaaggacgttgtgaaggaagttgtcccaaaggaagttgtgaaggacgttgtccccaaggaagttgtgaaggaagttgttaAGAAAGTtatgaaggaagttgtccccaagaaagttgtggaggaagttgtccccaaggaagttgtgaaggacgttgtccccaaggaagttgtccccaaggaagttgtgaaggaagttgtccccaaggaagttgtggaggaagttgtccccaaggaagttgtgaaggaagttgtgaaggaagttgtcccaaaggaagttgtgaaggacgttgtccccaaggaagttgtgaaggaagttgtccccaaggaagttgtggaggaagttgtccccaaggaagttgtgaaggaagttgtgaaggaagttgtcccaaaggaagttgtgaaggacgttgtccccaaggaagttgtgaaggaagttgtcccaaaggacgttgtccccaaggaagttgtgaaggaagttgtccccaagaaagttgtccccaaggaagttctGGAGGAAGAAGTTGTTaagaaagttgtgaaggaagcTGTCCCCAAGGAAgctgtccccaaggaagttgtggagGAAGAAGTTGTTAAGAAAGCTctgaaggaagttgtcccaaAGGAAGTTGTGGAGGAAGAAGTTGTAGagaaagttgtgaaggaagttgtccccaaggaagttgttccagaagttgtccccaaggaagttgtggagGATGAAGTTAAGGAAGTTGTTCCCAAGGAAGtagtccccaaggaagttgtgaaggaagttgtcccaaagaaagttgtgaaggaagttgtgaaggacgTTGTCCCCaagaaagttgtgaaggaagttgtccccaagaaagttgtgaaggaagttgtccccaagaaagttgtgaaggaagttgtccccaaggaagttgtgaaggaagttgtccccaaggaagttgtgaaggaagttgtccccaaggaagttgtgaaggaagttgtgaaggaagttgtccccaaggaagttgtgaaggaagttgttaAGAAAGTtatgaaggaagttgtccccaagaaagttgtgaaggaagttgtccccaaggaagttgtgaaggaagtaccGGTAGTCCCCAAAGAAATTGTGAAGAAAGAAGATGTTAAGAAAGTTGTGAAAAAGGTAGCCCCTAAGAATGTTCTAAAGAAAGTAGTCCCCATGGACGCTGTGGAGGAAGAAgttgtcaaagaagaagttgaggaggaagttgtgaaggaagttgtcccaaaggaagttgtgaaagaagttgtccccaaggaagttgtgagGGAAGTTGTCCcaaaggaagttgtgaaggacgttgtccccaaggaagttgtgaaggacgttgtccccaaggaagttatgaaggaagttgtccccaaggaagttgtgaaggaagttgttccaaaggaagttgtgaaggacgttgtgaaggaagttgtccccaaggaagttgtgaaggaagttgtgaaggaagttgtccccaaggaagttgtgaaggaagttgttaAGAAAGTtatgaaggaagttgtccccaagaaagttgtggaggaagttgtccccaaggaagttgtgaaggacgttgtccccaaggaagttgtccccaaggaagttgtccccaagaaagttgtgaaggaagttgtccccaaggaagttgtggaggaagttgtccccaaggaagttgtgaaggaagttgtgaaggaagttgtcccaaaggaagttgtgaaggacgttgtccccaaggaagttgtgaaggaagttgtcccaaaggacgttgtccccaaggaagttgtgaaggaagttgtccccaagaaagttgtccccaaggaagttctGGAGGAAGAAGTTGTTAAGAAAGTTGTAAAGGAAGCTGTCCCCAAGGAAgctgtccccaaggaagttgtccccaaggaagttgtggagGAAGAAGTTGTTAAGAAAGCTctgaaggaagttgtcccaaAGGAAGTTGTGGAGGAAGAAGTTGTAGAGAAAGTTGTGAAgaaagttgtccccaaggaagttgttccagaagttgtccccaaggaagttgtggagGATGAAGttaaggaagttgtgaaggaagttgttcccaaggaagttgtccccaaggaagtagtccccaaggaagttgtgaaggaagttgtcccaaagaaagttgtgaaggaagttgtgaaggacgTTGTCCCCAAGAAAGTTGTGAAGGACGTTGTCCCCAAGAAAGTTGTGAAGGACGTTGTCCCCaagaaagttgtgaaggaagttgtccccaagaaagttgtgaaggaagttgtccccaagaaagttgtgaaggaagttgtccccaagaaagttgtgaaggaagttgtccccaagaaagttgtgaaggaagttgtccccaagaaagttgtgaaggaagttgtccccaagaaagttgtgaaggaagttgtccccaagaaagttgtggaggaagttgtccccaaggaagttgtccccaagaaagttgtgaaggaagttgtccccaaggaagttgtggagGAAGTTGTCCCCAGGGAAGTTGTGGAGGAAGTTGTCCCCAGGGAAGTTGTGGAGGAAGACCCGGTAGTCCCCAAAGAAATTGTGAAGGAAGAAGATGTTAAGAAAGTTGTGAAAAAGGTAGCCCCTAAGAAGGTTTTAAAGAAAGTAGTCCCCATGGAAGCTGTGGAGGTAGAAgttgtcaaagaagaagtccccaaggaagttgtggaggaagttgtccccaaggaagttgtgaaggacgttgtccccaaggaagttgtgaaagAAGTTGTCCTGAAGGAAGTTGTGAaagaagttgtccccaaggaagttgcgaaagaagttgtccccaaggaagttgtgaaggaagttgtccccaaggaagttgtgaaggaagtactGGTAGTCCCCAGAGAAATTGTGAAGGAAGAAAATGTTAAGAAAGTTGTGAAAAAGGTAGCCCCCAAGAAGGTTTTAAAGAAAGTCGCCATGGATGCTGTGGAGGAAGAAgttgtcaaagaagaagttgagGAGGAAGTTGTGAaagaagttgtccccaaggaagttgtgaaggaagttgtccccaaggaagttttGAAGGAAtatgtgaaggaagttgtccccaaggaagttgtccccaaggaagttgtccccaaggaagttgtccccaaggaagttgtggaggaagaagttgtgaaggatgttgtgaaggaagttgtcctcaaggaagttgtggaggaagaagttgtgaaggaagttgtccccaaggaagttgtggaggaagaagttgtgaaggaagttgtccccaaggaagttgtggagGAAGAAGTTTTGAAGGACGTTGTCCCCAAGGAAATTGTCCCCAAGGAaattgtccccaaggaagttgtccccaagaaaGAAGTGCCCAAAGAAGTTGTGAAGAAACTAGTGCCCAAGCAAGTTATGAAAATATTGGACCCCAAGAAAGTTGTGAAAGAAGCTGTCCCCAAGAAAGTTGTGAAGAAAGTAGTGCCCAAGCAAGTTATGAAAATATTGGACCCCAAGAAAGTTGTGAAGGATCTGGTCCCCAAGGAAGATGTTAAAAAAGTAGTCCTCAGGGAAGTTGTGGAGGAAGAAGTTGTGAAGAAAGTTGTGAAAAAGGAAGTCCCCAAGAAAGTTCTGAAGGAAGTAGTCCCCAAGGAAGATGTGAAGGAAGTTGTGCTCAAGGAAATTGTGAAGGAAGCAGAGACTGTGGTAGGAGATGTAGTAAACAAAGCCCTCGCAAACATAGTAGACGAGTCAGTTCCTGAAGAAGATAAGATTGTCATTCAAAAAAGCAAGAAGGAGGAGGCTACACCAAAAGAGATAACTCAGAATATGATAATTGAAGGTAATAATAAAGAAACTGCCAGTGAAATTTTGAAGGAAAATCCTCTCAAAGATGTTCAAAACTGTGGAGAATTAACTGAGAAAGAAAAAGTtgttacaaaggaaaaacaccAAACACCAACAGTTGAAGCAGTTGTAAACggagaaaataaaacaacaccTCTCAATGGTATCAATGATGTGATGTATACAAAAGCTTTTGTAGCAGAAACCAAAACACTTGTCAAGAAACCAATGTCTAAGAGGATAAATGATGGTTCTTCTGGTCACAGTCTTCCCAACTTGAAGCAGTACCCAAGAATCGAAAATGGTCCCCACATTGTAAAAATTGAATGTGAAGATTCGGAAGTTGAGTCTGATTATGAATCCATGGAAAACTCAAACGAAGTGAAGTCGTACATAAGATCGTCCGAGCACTTTGGTGGCGCACGGCAGACTGGTGGCACAGGCAAAGCAGAG ACAGTTGAAGCGCAGGGTGGGGAGTCGGAAGGAAAGGACCCAGTACTAGTGGTGCGGTTGGGAATGGCTTCCCCAAATTCCCTCGCAAAGTTGGGCACAAAAGCTGTGGAGGATCTGAATGGGGTGGCAGAGGATGTTGAG AACGTAGAGGAAAAGCTTGAGGAAGGAAAGGAAAAAGCCGAAGATGTCATACAG CAGACAGAGGAGAAGGTGGATGAAGCTGTGAAG CAGGAGGAGGCCCCAACAGAGCCTGACACTCAGG AGGAGAAGAAGGATGAGGCCCCTGCTGAAGAGCCGGAGAAGATCGAAGTGGCCGTCGAAAACCCCGCCGAGACGGACGACGCCAAGGCTGCGGCCGCGGACATCGTTGCCGACGAGAAGCCCGTTGAGAACGAGGAAAAGGCCGACGGAGTCGCAAGTCAAGAGATCTAG